A single region of the Kwoniella botswanensis chromosome 1, complete sequence genome encodes:
- a CDS encoding ubiquitin-conjugating enzyme E2 N, with protein sequence MSGLPKRILKETERLMADSPPGISAAPKDDNLRHFDVTVAGPESSPYEGGIFKLELFLPEEYPMNPPKVRFLTKIYHPNIDKLGRICLDILKDKWSPALQIRTVLLSIQALLGAPNPDDPLANDVAQNWKENQSAAIAQAKEWTRQYAN encoded by the exons ATGTCAGGTTTGCCCAAGCGTATTTTGAAG GAGACAGAACGTCTTATGGCAGATTCACCACCTGGTATATCAGCAGCACCCAAGGATGATAATTTGAGACATTTCGATGTGACTGTTGCTGGACCGGAGTCATCGCcatatgaag GAGGTATATTCAAGCTCGAGCTGTTCTTACCTGAAGAGTATCCTATGAACCCACCAAAAGTAAGATTCTTAACCAAAATCTA TCACCCAAATATCG ACAAACTCGGTAGAATCTGTCTCGATATTCTGAAAGATAAATGGTCTCCAGCATTGCAAATCCGAACTGTCCT CCTCTCCATCCAAGCTCTTCTGGGAGCTCCCAACCCCGATGATCCCCTCGCCAACGACGTAGCGCAGAACTGGAAAGAGAACCAGAGTGCAGCCATCGCCCAAGCTAAAGAATGGACCAGGCAATATGCTAATTAA